Proteins from a genomic interval of Arvicola amphibius chromosome 17, mArvAmp1.2, whole genome shotgun sequence:
- the LOC119803499 gene encoding olfactory receptor 4A15-like, whose product MGSRNNVTEFILLGLIQDPTGQKVLFAMFLLIYLVTMVGNLLIVGTVFASHSLDSPMYVFLAYLSIMDAVYATSTSPKLIMDLLTDKKTISFTACMAQLFSAHLSGGAEVFLLVVLAFDCYVAICKPLHYLTIMNRKICILLLVIAWVGGFVHSLVQLIFVSNLPFCGPNVIDHFICDMYPLLTLACSDTYFIGLTVVANGGAICMIIFILLLISYAFILNSLKSYSQEGRRKALFSHHRGCPFFFVPCIFIYVRPVSNFPVDKSISVVFTAITPVLNPLIYTMRNSEIKNAMQKLWCRK is encoded by the coding sequence atgggaTCAAGAAACAATGTCACAGAATTTATCCTTCTGGGTCTCATTCAGGATCCAACTGGACAAAAAGTATTGTTTGCCATGTTTTTGCTCATCTATCTTGTGACAATGGTGGGTAATCTGCTCATTGTGGGGACAGTGTTTGCCAGCCACTCCTTGGACTCCCCAATGTATGTCTTCCTTGCTTATCTGTCAATCATGGATGCTGTTTATGCCACTTCCACATCACCCAAGTTGATTATGGACTTACTCACTGACAAAAAGACTATCTCATTCACAGCTTGTATGGCTCAACTATTTTCTGCACACTTATCTGGTGGTGCTGAAGTTTTCCTCCTGGTGGTGTTGGCCTTCGATTGCTATGTAGCCATCTGTAAGCCCCTTCATTATTTGACTATCATGAATAGGAAGATTTGCATCCTTCTGTTGGTGATAGCCTGGGTTGGCGGCTTTGTCCACTCCTTGGTTCAGCTTATTTTTGTGTCTAATCTCCCTTTTTGTGGACCCAATGTCATTGACCACTTTATCTGTGACATGTACCCACTATTGACACTAGCATGTAGTGACACTTACTTCATTGGTCTTACTGTGGTTGCCAACGGTGGAGCAATCTGTATGATCATTTTTATCCTTCTCCTAATCTCCTATGCATTCATTCTAAACTCTCTTAAAAGCTACAgtcaggaagggagaagaaaagcctTGTTCTCACATCACCGTggttgtccttttttttttgttccctgcATTTTCATTTATGTTAGACCAGTGTCTAACTTTCCTGTTGATAAATCAATAAGTGTGGTTTTTACAGCTATTACTCCCGTGCTTAATCCTTTAATATATACCATGAGAAATTCAGAGATTAAAAATGCAATGCAAAAACTCTGGTGTAGAAAGTAA